One part of the Bacillus sp. FJAT-27916 genome encodes these proteins:
- a CDS encoding DUF948 domain-containing protein has protein sequence MEIILYLSVALIAIAFMVLVIYLSKTLKALQTTMESVSGTLEGLETQMQGITTETTLLLHKTNALAEDLQVKSESLNTVVDAVKGVGGSIQKVNETIDQVTDRVQIAANEHNPKIAQAVQWGNVCIELFNKWKAKKAEREAEQQQEILQESLPVPAAETRYQRSHS, from the coding sequence ATGGAAATTATTTTGTATTTGAGCGTAGCGCTCATCGCCATTGCTTTTATGGTATTGGTTATTTATCTCTCCAAGACCTTAAAAGCCCTGCAGACGACAATGGAGAGCGTCTCCGGGACATTGGAAGGTTTAGAAACGCAAATGCAGGGAATCACAACTGAAACAACCCTTTTACTTCACAAAACAAACGCGCTGGCTGAAGATCTTCAAGTGAAATCTGAAAGCCTGAATACGGTGGTTGATGCAGTCAAAGGTGTCGGCGGTTCCATTCAAAAGGTTAATGAAACGATTGACCAAGTAACAGACCGTGTACAAATCGCAGCAAATGAACATAACCCGAAGATTGCCCAAGCTGTTCAATGGGGTAATGTGTGTATTGAGCTATTTAATAAATGGAAGGCTAAGAAAGCAGAGAGAGAAGCTGAACAGCAGCAGGAAATCCTTCAAGAATCCCTCCCAGTACCAGCAGCAGAAACCAGATATCAGCGTTCTCATTCATAA
- a CDS encoding aminopeptidase: MRDPRIQQLAHNLINYSVDLQKGEKVLIENIGIQPELVKALVQEAYKAGGYPFVTTKDPSIERSLLLGATEEQYKMVAQFESAVMKEMDAYIGLRAGDNISELSDVPSEKMKIFSKSITQDVHLGIRVPKTKWVVLRYPTNSMAQLAKMSTEAFEDFYFNVCNLDYEKMAEAMEGLVNLMNQTDQVRITGPGTDLTFSIKDIPAVKCAGRRNIPDGEVYTAPVRDSVNGTITYNTPSPYQGFTFENVRLTFENGKIIKAEANDTERINQIFDTDEGARYVGEFAIGVNPFITEPMQDILFDEKIDGSFHFTPGQCYEEAYNGNQSSIHWDLVNIQRKDYGGGEIYFDNQLIRKDGIFVHPDLLALNPENLK, from the coding sequence ATGAGAGACCCAAGAATCCAGCAATTAGCCCATAATTTGATCAATTATTCCGTTGATCTGCAAAAGGGCGAAAAAGTCTTAATTGAAAATATCGGCATTCAGCCAGAGCTAGTTAAAGCATTGGTGCAGGAGGCTTATAAGGCAGGAGGATACCCGTTCGTCACGACGAAAGACCCATCCATTGAACGATCATTGCTTCTCGGTGCGACAGAAGAGCAATATAAAATGGTCGCACAGTTCGAATCAGCTGTCATGAAGGAGATGGATGCATACATAGGACTTCGTGCAGGAGATAATATTTCAGAACTTTCAGATGTCCCATCTGAGAAAATGAAAATATTCAGCAAATCCATTACACAGGATGTCCATCTCGGCATTCGTGTTCCGAAAACAAAATGGGTCGTGCTCCGTTACCCGACAAATTCAATGGCCCAATTAGCGAAAATGAGTACAGAAGCCTTTGAAGATTTCTACTTCAATGTATGTAATTTAGACTATGAAAAAATGGCCGAGGCAATGGAAGGTCTTGTAAATCTTATGAACCAAACTGATCAGGTCCGCATCACAGGCCCTGGAACCGACCTTACTTTTTCTATCAAGGATATTCCGGCAGTTAAATGTGCGGGCCGCCGTAATATTCCTGACGGTGAGGTTTACACTGCTCCTGTACGTGATTCCGTGAATGGAACCATTACGTATAATACGCCTTCTCCTTACCAAGGCTTTACCTTTGAGAATGTACGTCTTACCTTTGAAAATGGCAAAATTATCAAAGCTGAGGCAAATGATACCGAGCGTATCAATCAAATTTTCGATACTGATGAAGGGGCAAGATACGTCGGCGAATTCGCTATTGGCGTAAACCCGTTTATCACAGAGCCGATGCAGGATATTCTTTTCGATGAGAAAATCGATGGAAGCTTCCACTTTACCCCTGGCCAATGCTATGAGGAAGCGTATAATGGCAATCAATCAAGCATCCACTGGGATCTTGTCAATATTCAGCGCAAGGATTACGGCGGCGGAGAAATCTACTTCGACAACCAATTGATCCGCAAGGACGGCATCTTTGTTCATCCTGATCTCTTAGCCTTGAATCCAGAAAACCTGAAATAA
- a CDS encoding acetoin utilization AcuB family protein — MIIEDIMIKDVITLTQDATIEQAIETVKEKKIRHIPIIDDHQNLVGLLCDVDIRSATPSIFRIDEYKEDLLRPVSDIMVKDVLTAHPLDFVEEIAYTFYDQRISCMPVVSDNKLIGIVTETDLLHTYVELTGANQPGSQIEVKVKNRPGTLSQIAAIIKKHNANVNSIFIYPYKDEPASKVLVLRVQTMNPAKIINSFSEEGFEVIWPAGPEMES; from the coding sequence GTGATTATTGAAGATATCATGATTAAAGATGTTATTACGCTCACGCAAGACGCCACCATCGAACAAGCCATTGAGACCGTTAAAGAGAAGAAAATCCGGCATATTCCGATTATTGATGATCATCAGAATCTTGTCGGCCTTTTATGTGATGTCGATATTCGTTCGGCCACTCCCTCTATCTTCCGCATAGATGAATACAAGGAAGATTTATTGAGACCAGTCAGTGATATTATGGTCAAAGATGTCCTCACCGCCCACCCGCTCGATTTCGTCGAGGAAATTGCCTATACCTTTTACGATCAAAGGATCTCCTGTATGCCTGTTGTCAGCGACAATAAATTGATTGGTATCGTGACAGAAACAGACCTTCTTCATACATATGTGGAGTTAACCGGTGCAAATCAGCCAGGCTCCCAAATTGAAGTCAAGGTAAAAAACAGACCGGGGACATTGAGCCAAATAGCGGCCATCATTAAGAAGCATAATGCGAATGTAAACAGCATTTTCATTTATCCGTATAAAGATGAACCGGCAAGCAAGGTTCTCGTCTTAAGAGTTCAGACAATGAATCCCGCCAAAATCATTAACAGCTTCTCCGAGGAAGGTTTTGAGGTCATTTGGCCTGCCGGGCCGGAGATGGAGTCATGA
- a CDS encoding YtxH domain-containing protein yields MGKSDLANKTNNTKRDEGMSSSNFVLGALVGGIVGAATALFLAPKSGKELRGDLSEQSSALMEKGNAFKQTATEKGSAWKQTAQEKGTEWISVAKEKSAPIKDAVKTKLSKKNEDMTSEETSNMDMTTPGMQTNIAVDSPDDVYEGAEAISDKDRAEEETYASNETGFSSTASGNASSGTTAAASSTIKSVKVETNTSKDKDTDKK; encoded by the coding sequence ATGGGTAAAAGTGATCTAGCAAACAAAACAAACAATACGAAAAGAGATGAAGGGATGTCTTCAAGCAATTTTGTCCTAGGAGCACTTGTGGGAGGAATAGTTGGCGCAGCAACAGCTTTATTCCTCGCTCCAAAGTCAGGAAAAGAACTGCGAGGAGATCTTTCTGAGCAAAGCAGCGCTTTAATGGAGAAAGGGAATGCCTTCAAGCAGACAGCAACTGAGAAGGGTTCTGCATGGAAGCAAACAGCTCAAGAAAAAGGAACTGAATGGATTTCTGTAGCTAAGGAGAAAAGCGCGCCGATAAAAGATGCCGTGAAAACGAAGCTTAGTAAGAAAAATGAGGATATGACATCTGAAGAAACATCCAATATGGATATGACAACACCAGGCATGCAAACAAATATTGCAGTTGATTCACCTGACGATGTTTACGAGGGTGCTGAAGCCATCAGTGATAAAGACCGTGCAGAAGAGGAAACCTATGCGTCTAACGAAACAGGATTTTCTTCCACAGCAAGCGGAAATGCCTCATCAGGAACGACTGCTGCCGCTTCCAGCACGATTAAATCCGTAAAGGTAGAAACGAATACATCCAAAGACAAGGATACGGACAAGAAATAA
- a CDS encoding bifunctional 3-deoxy-7-phosphoheptulonate synthase/chorismate mutase: MSNKEMDQLREQLDSLNLQLLNLINERGRIVQKIGEVKGKQSQHRYDPVREREMLNTLIENNDGPFERSTIEHIFKEIFKASLELQEDDHRKALLVSRKKKPEDTVITLKGHQVGNGEASFVFGPCAVESYEQVATVAKAIKDKGFKLMRGGAYKPRTSPYDFQGLGVEGLKILKKVADEYDLAVISEIVNPADIEVAVNYIDVIQIGARNMQNFELLKAAGAVDKPVLLKRGLAATIEEFINAAEYIMSQGNGNIILCERGIRTYEKATRNTLDISAVPILKKETHLPVMVDVTHSTGRRDLLIPTAKAALAIGADGVMAEVHPDPAVALSDSAQQMDLKQFDEFVKAVQPFSQHSGIRI; this comes from the coding sequence TTGAGTAATAAAGAGATGGATCAATTAAGAGAACAACTGGACAGCTTAAATCTGCAATTATTGAATCTCATTAATGAGCGGGGAAGAATCGTACAAAAAATCGGGGAAGTAAAAGGCAAGCAAAGCCAGCACCGATATGATCCTGTCAGGGAAAGAGAAATGCTCAATACACTCATCGAAAACAATGATGGACCATTTGAACGGTCTACGATTGAGCACATCTTCAAGGAAATCTTCAAGGCTAGCTTAGAGCTTCAGGAGGATGACCATCGTAAAGCCTTGTTGGTTTCGCGCAAGAAAAAGCCGGAGGATACGGTTATTACCTTGAAAGGCCATCAGGTCGGCAATGGTGAAGCTTCCTTTGTATTCGGACCATGCGCAGTTGAATCATACGAACAGGTGGCTACGGTGGCTAAGGCCATTAAAGATAAAGGGTTCAAGCTAATGAGAGGCGGTGCTTATAAACCGCGTACATCTCCTTATGATTTCCAAGGGCTTGGAGTGGAAGGGCTGAAGATTCTCAAAAAAGTGGCAGATGAGTATGATTTGGCTGTCATTAGTGAAATCGTCAATCCAGCTGATATTGAGGTTGCGGTCAATTATATTGATGTCATCCAAATTGGCGCACGTAATATGCAGAACTTCGAATTGCTGAAGGCAGCGGGAGCCGTTGATAAGCCTGTCCTGTTGAAGAGGGGGCTTGCAGCAACCATTGAGGAATTCATAAATGCAGCTGAGTATATCATGTCTCAAGGGAACGGTAATATTATTCTTTGTGAACGCGGTATCCGCACCTATGAGAAAGCGACACGCAACACGCTTGATATATCCGCTGTTCCGATTTTGAAAAAGGAAACGCATTTACCGGTTATGGTCGATGTTACGCATTCAACTGGAAGAAGAGATTTATTAATTCCAACAGCCAAAGCTGCTCTAGCCATTGGAGCAGACGGTGTCATGGCAGAGGTTCATCCAGATCCAGCCGTTGCCTTATCAGATTCGGCTCAGCAAATGGACTTAAAACAATTTGATGAATTCGTAAAAGCGGTTCAGCCATTTAGTCAGCATTCTGGTATTAGAATATAA
- the murC gene encoding UDP-N-acetylmuramate--L-alanine ligase produces the protein MTVYHFVGIKGSGMSALAQILHDMGYQVQGSDYEKRFFTQAALEKAGIKILPFNKENIEPGMTVIAGNAFPDSHDEIVRALELGLPVIRYPRFLGDFIKKFVSIAITGAHGKTSTTGLMAHVISGAEPTSFLIGDGTGKGQVDSKYFVFEACEYRRHFLSYQPDYAIMTNIDFDHPDYFSNLEDVFSAFQEMALQVEKGIIACGDDEQLQRIQAKVPVIFYGLNEENDFQAKNIVTSELGTTFDVHVRNNYYETFTIPMFGRHTVLNALAVIALCHYEGIDVEVIKERLLTFNGVKRRFSEKKVDNQILIDDYAHHPTEIRATIDSARQKYPGREVVAVFQPHTFSRTQKFLDDFAEVLAEADKVYLCEIFGSARELNGKLSVKDLCEKIDGAEIIQEDDPSVLKNHPDGVLLFMGAGDIQKVQAAYENLITN, from the coding sequence ATGACAGTTTATCACTTCGTAGGGATAAAAGGATCGGGGATGAGTGCACTCGCCCAAATCCTGCATGATATGGGATACCAAGTACAAGGTTCCGATTATGAGAAACGTTTTTTCACCCAGGCAGCTTTAGAAAAAGCCGGCATTAAAATTTTGCCGTTTAACAAAGAAAATATTGAACCAGGTATGACTGTTATTGCTGGAAATGCTTTTCCAGACAGTCACGACGAAATTGTGAGAGCTCTTGAATTAGGGCTGCCGGTTATCCGTTACCCTAGATTCCTTGGAGATTTTATTAAAAAGTTCGTCAGCATCGCCATCACAGGTGCGCATGGCAAAACATCTACTACTGGATTGATGGCGCATGTCATCAGCGGCGCGGAGCCTACATCCTTCTTAATTGGGGATGGCACAGGCAAGGGGCAGGTTGATTCGAAATATTTCGTATTCGAAGCCTGTGAATACCGCCGTCATTTCCTATCCTATCAGCCTGATTATGCGATCATGACGAATATTGATTTTGATCATCCTGATTATTTTTCTAATCTGGAGGATGTGTTCTCAGCCTTCCAAGAGATGGCCCTTCAAGTCGAAAAGGGAATCATCGCTTGCGGAGATGATGAACAGCTTCAGAGGATTCAAGCGAAAGTTCCGGTTATTTTTTATGGACTTAACGAGGAGAACGATTTCCAGGCCAAAAATATCGTGACTTCTGAACTAGGCACAACGTTTGATGTGCATGTGCGCAATAATTACTATGAGACGTTCACCATCCCGATGTTCGGCCGTCATACCGTCTTAAATGCGTTAGCCGTTATTGCATTATGCCATTATGAAGGAATTGACGTGGAAGTCATCAAGGAACGCCTGTTAACCTTTAATGGCGTGAAGAGAAGATTCTCCGAGAAGAAGGTCGATAACCAAATCCTGATTGATGATTATGCTCATCATCCAACAGAAATCCGAGCAACGATTGATTCAGCTCGTCAAAAATATCCAGGTCGTGAGGTTGTAGCTGTATTCCAGCCGCACACATTCTCAAGAACACAGAAATTCCTGGATGATTTCGCTGAGGTACTTGCTGAGGCAGATAAGGTTTACTTATGTGAAATCTTCGGTTCAGCACGTGAATTGAACGGCAAGCTCTCCGTTAAGGATTTATGTGAGAAGATTGATGGAGCTGAAATCATTCAAGAGGATGATCCATCTGTGTTGAAAAACCACCCGGACGGCGTGTTGCTGTTCATGGGGGCAGGGGATATTCAAAAGGTTCAGGCAGCTTACGAGAATTTAATTACAAACTAA
- a CDS encoding GNAT family N-acetyltransferase, translated as MEHKKTYYKRTLDTPRGPLIIEGPVTGDTLKELKFHEGLVAFRIPEKQHKALIQISDLPEGRIIIARDEDTIVGYVTYLYPDPLERWSEGKMEDLLELGAIEVIREYRGASVGKNLLQVAMLDDYMENYIIITTEYYWHWDLKGSGLNVWDYRKMMERMMSAGGLEWYATDDPEICSHPANCLMARIGKNVSNESIQRFDQLRFMNRYMY; from the coding sequence ATGGAACATAAAAAAACGTATTACAAGAGAACCTTGGATACTCCCCGCGGGCCGCTCATCATTGAAGGCCCAGTGACAGGTGATACCCTGAAGGAACTCAAATTTCATGAAGGCCTTGTCGCATTTCGAATACCAGAAAAACAGCATAAAGCCTTAATCCAAATCAGCGACCTGCCTGAGGGCAGGATTATTATAGCAAGAGATGAAGACACCATTGTCGGCTATGTAACTTATCTTTATCCAGACCCGCTTGAAAGATGGTCTGAGGGAAAGATGGAGGATTTACTCGAGCTGGGTGCGATTGAAGTAATCCGGGAATATCGGGGCGCCTCTGTCGGGAAGAACTTGCTTCAGGTCGCTATGCTGGATGATTATATGGAGAATTATATTATTATTACTACCGAATATTATTGGCATTGGGATTTAAAAGGAAGCGGCTTGAATGTTTGGGATTACCGCAAAATGATGGAGCGTATGATGAGTGCGGGAGGTCTTGAGTGGTATGCAACAGATGACCCGGAGATCTGCTCCCATCCGGCAAACTGCTTAATGGCCCGAATAGGAAAGAATGTCAGTAACGAAAGCATCCAAAGGTTTGATCAATTAAGGTTTATGAACCGGTATATGTATTAA
- the ccpA gene encoding catabolite control protein A: MNITIYDVAREANVSMATVSRVVNGNPNVKPATRKKVNEVIERLGYRPNAVARGLASKKTTTVGVIIPDISSIFYAELARGIEDIATMYKYNIILSNSDSNQEKELHLIQTMLGKQVDGVVFMSSNITDEHIEELKKSPVPVVLAGTVEDTEQIPSVNIDYKQAVMDAVAFFKENGHERIAVVTGPVTDAITSKKIVPGYHEALDKAGLSFREDYVVETDSTYDSGIEALNQLAELNERPTAIYVCSDEAALGIIHAAYDRGIKIPEELEVISSDNTRLSLMVRPRLSTVVQPLYDIGAVSMRLLTKLMNKEEVEESSVILPHRLELRDSTKN; the protein is encoded by the coding sequence ATGAATATTACCATCTATGACGTTGCCCGTGAAGCGAATGTTTCCATGGCAACGGTCTCGCGTGTTGTCAACGGGAATCCAAATGTGAAACCAGCAACACGTAAGAAAGTAAATGAAGTTATTGAAAGGCTAGGCTATCGTCCGAATGCGGTTGCAAGAGGATTGGCGAGCAAGAAAACAACAACAGTTGGGGTCATCATCCCGGATATTTCAAGCATCTTCTATGCGGAATTGGCAAGAGGGATTGAGGATATTGCGACTATGTATAAATATAATATTATCCTTAGCAACTCTGACTCCAATCAAGAAAAAGAGCTGCATTTAATCCAAACGATGCTGGGCAAACAAGTGGACGGAGTTGTCTTCATGAGCTCAAACATTACAGACGAGCATATTGAAGAGTTGAAAAAATCTCCTGTTCCAGTCGTTTTAGCCGGAACTGTTGAGGATACGGAGCAAATACCATCCGTTAATATCGATTATAAACAGGCGGTCATGGATGCGGTTGCATTCTTTAAAGAGAATGGACATGAGCGCATTGCCGTGGTGACTGGTCCTGTAACGGATGCGATTACAAGCAAGAAAATCGTTCCTGGATATCATGAAGCCTTAGATAAGGCAGGTCTATCATTCCGTGAAGATTACGTGGTTGAAACGGATTCTACTTATGACAGCGGAATTGAAGCCTTAAACCAGCTGGCTGAACTGAACGAACGACCAACAGCTATTTATGTGTGCTCTGATGAAGCGGCGCTTGGAATCATTCACGCTGCCTATGACAGGGGCATAAAGATTCCTGAGGAGCTTGAAGTAATCAGCTCGGATAATACACGCTTGTCATTAATGGTACGTCCTCGTCTATCGACAGTTGTACAGCCATTGTATGATATTGGCGCAGTATCCATGCGTCTATTGACAAAGTTGATGAATAAAGAGGAAGTGGAAGAGTCCTCCGTCATTCTTCCGCATCGCTTGGAGCTTAGAGACTCCACAAAGAACTAA
- a CDS encoding acetoin utilization protein AcuC yields the protein MKEASFVYSPEMQGYKFNDTHPFNQRRLQLTVDLLEQIGALKLENCIKPRMATDEELMLVHDEDYIQAIKQAGEGKLDPDTGLNYGIGTEDTPIFPNMHEASALLVGGTLAAVDEVLQGRSRHAVNLGGGLHHGFRGKASGFCIYNDSSVAIKYMKEKYHARVLYVDTDAHHGDGVQWTFYDDPDVCTLSIHETGRYLFPGTGNINERGNGKGYGFSFNVPLDAFTEDESFLESYELALRKVIEYFKPDIILTQNGADAHYYDPLTHLSATIRIYEHIPRLAHQLAHEYCDGRWIAVGGGGYDIWRVVPRAWSRIWLEMADFPPPSGRLPQEWLDKWSPLSPVTLPLTWEDPPDLYKPIPRKAEITEKNRKTLEQALYPIQRTTTQE from the coding sequence ATGAAAGAGGCTTCCTTTGTTTACTCACCAGAAATGCAAGGCTATAAATTCAATGATACACATCCATTTAATCAACGAAGATTACAGCTGACTGTTGATTTGCTCGAACAGATTGGGGCACTCAAACTCGAGAACTGCATCAAGCCTAGAATGGCCACAGACGAAGAGCTAATGCTTGTCCATGATGAGGATTATATCCAAGCAATCAAGCAGGCTGGAGAAGGGAAGCTTGACCCAGATACAGGCCTCAATTATGGAATCGGAACAGAGGATACGCCCATTTTCCCTAATATGCACGAAGCAAGCGCCCTGCTCGTCGGAGGGACGCTCGCTGCTGTGGATGAAGTCCTGCAAGGACGCTCTCGGCATGCTGTCAATCTTGGGGGAGGCCTGCATCACGGATTCAGGGGAAAAGCCTCGGGCTTTTGCATCTATAATGACAGCTCGGTTGCCATCAAGTATATGAAGGAGAAATATCATGCACGTGTGCTTTACGTTGATACAGATGCCCACCATGGAGACGGTGTACAATGGACATTCTACGATGACCCGGATGTCTGCACTCTCTCTATTCATGAGACAGGGCGGTATCTCTTCCCTGGAACAGGCAATATCAATGAACGCGGAAATGGGAAAGGTTATGGCTTCTCCTTTAATGTCCCGCTCGATGCATTTACAGAGGATGAGTCCTTTCTTGAAAGCTACGAGCTTGCCTTACGGAAAGTAATCGAATATTTTAAGCCGGATATCATTCTTACGCAGAATGGAGCGGATGCCCATTATTATGATCCGTTAACCCATTTATCAGCTACCATCCGGATTTATGAGCATATCCCACGGCTTGCTCATCAGCTGGCACATGAATACTGTGACGGCCGCTGGATTGCTGTCGGCGGAGGCGGATATGATATTTGGCGTGTCGTCCCGCGGGCATGGTCAAGAATCTGGTTAGAGATGGCAGATTTCCCTCCTCCCTCCGGCAGACTCCCGCAGGAATGGCTGGATAAATGGTCACCCCTGTCACCAGTGACCTTGCCACTGACATGGGAGGACCCGCCGGATTTGTACAAGCCTATTCCAAGAAAGGCCGAAATCACAGAGAAAAACAGAAAAACATTGGAGCAAGCGCTCTACCCCATCCAAAGAACCACCACCCAAGAATAA
- the acsA gene encoding acetate--CoA ligase, whose protein sequence is MKLEALSVEKGQYNLADYEETYHHFDWKEVEKEFSWHETGKLNVAYETIDRHVETFRRNKVALYYKDPNRFEKYTFSEMKDLSNQAANVLKEYGHVSKGDRVFIFMPRTPELYFAALGAIKLGAIIGPLFEAFMEGAVKDRLADSEASVIVTTPELAGRIPADDLPHLKHIFIVGENVEEKGKYIDFLSKFKGASKELEIEWVDREDGLILHYTSGSTGKPKGVLHAHNAMIQHLQTGKWVLDLKEEDVYWCTADPGWVTGTAYGIFAPWLNGASSVVTGGRFSPEAWYETIEEFHVSVWYSAPTAFRMLMGAGDEIVKKYNLSSLRHVLSVGEPLNPEVIKWGQKVFNKRIHDTWWMTETGAQLICNYPCMEIKPGSMGKPIPGVVAAIVDDQGNELPPYRMGNLAIKKGWPSMMRQIWNNQQKYESYFMPSGWYVSGDSAYMDEDGYFWFQGRIDDVIMTSGERVGPFEVESKLVEHPAVAEAGVIGKPDPVRGEIIKAFIALRSGYEPSDELIEEIRQFVKKGLAAHAAPREIEFKEKLPKTRSGKIMRRVLKAWELELPTGDLSTMED, encoded by the coding sequence ATGAAACTGGAAGCGCTTTCTGTCGAAAAGGGTCAATATAATTTAGCTGATTATGAGGAAACCTATCATCATTTTGACTGGAAGGAAGTCGAAAAGGAATTTTCCTGGCATGAAACTGGAAAGCTCAATGTCGCTTATGAAACAATTGATCGGCATGTTGAGACATTCCGGCGCAACAAGGTGGCACTCTATTATAAGGACCCTAACCGTTTTGAAAAGTATACGTTCAGTGAAATGAAGGATTTATCGAATCAGGCTGCAAATGTATTGAAAGAATATGGACATGTATCAAAGGGAGACAGGGTATTTATCTTCATGCCTCGAACACCTGAATTATATTTTGCAGCGCTTGGAGCGATTAAGCTTGGCGCCATCATTGGTCCTCTTTTCGAGGCATTCATGGAGGGTGCTGTGAAGGACCGGCTTGCCGACAGCGAGGCAAGCGTTATTGTGACGACACCTGAGCTTGCAGGGAGAATTCCCGCAGATGACCTGCCGCATCTAAAGCATATATTCATCGTGGGCGAGAATGTCGAGGAGAAGGGGAAATACATTGATTTCCTTAGTAAGTTCAAGGGAGCTTCAAAGGAGCTTGAGATTGAATGGGTAGACAGAGAGGATGGATTGATTCTTCATTACACATCCGGATCTACCGGCAAGCCGAAAGGGGTCCTTCATGCGCATAATGCGATGATCCAGCATTTACAGACAGGAAAATGGGTGCTTGATTTAAAAGAAGAGGATGTCTATTGGTGTACCGCTGACCCGGGCTGGGTAACAGGTACAGCTTATGGAATATTTGCACCTTGGCTCAATGGGGCTTCATCCGTTGTCACCGGCGGCAGATTCTCGCCGGAAGCATGGTATGAAACAATTGAAGAGTTCCATGTCAGTGTTTGGTACAGCGCACCGACTGCTTTTCGTATGCTGATGGGGGCAGGGGATGAGATTGTCAAGAAATATAACCTCTCGAGCCTGCGCCATGTATTAAGTGTCGGGGAGCCGCTTAATCCAGAGGTCATTAAGTGGGGACAGAAGGTATTTAATAAACGGATTCATGACACATGGTGGATGACTGAGACAGGTGCCCAGCTTATTTGTAATTATCCATGCATGGAAATTAAGCCTGGATCTATGGGGAAACCAATTCCGGGTGTTGTTGCTGCCATCGTGGATGACCAAGGCAATGAGCTTCCGCCGTACCGCATGGGCAATCTCGCCATCAAAAAAGGCTGGCCGTCTATGATGCGCCAAATCTGGAATAACCAGCAGAAGTATGAATCCTATTTCATGCCTTCAGGCTGGTACGTATCAGGTGATTCAGCATACATGGATGAAGACGGATATTTCTGGTTCCAAGGAAGAATCGATGATGTAATCATGACATCAGGAGAACGCGTTGGGCCATTTGAAGTGGAATCTAAGCTAGTGGAGCATCCAGCTGTTGCTGAGGCAGGTGTAATCGGCAAGCCTGATCCGGTCCGAGGAGAAATCATCAAGGCATTCATTGCCTTGAGGTCAGGCTATGAGCCGTCTGATGAACTGATTGAAGAGATTCGTCAGTTTGTGAAGAAGGGATTGGCGGCACATGCGGCTCCGCGTGAGATTGAGTTTAAAGAGAAGCTTCCGAAGACAAGAAGCGGTAAGATTATGCGACGAGTCTTAAAAGCATGGGAGCTGGAATTGCCAACAGGTGATTTATCGACCATGGAGGATTAA
- a CDS encoding PepSY domain-containing protein, with the protein MKESIKTIQEKMKNKKKAIILTVSSIAALGLILIGGYAGLGYYYAKQNNHYTESQAKEIALSYVDGEVLTVKKHIEMEDNPAKSEYEYEVEVKTADNLLQEVTISARTGTIEIDD; encoded by the coding sequence ATGAAGGAATCCATTAAAACAATACAGGAGAAAATGAAAAACAAGAAAAAGGCCATTATCCTTACAGTAAGCTCCATCGCAGCGCTTGGTCTTATTCTGATTGGGGGTTATGCCGGATTAGGCTATTATTATGCGAAGCAAAATAATCATTACACAGAAAGCCAAGCAAAGGAGATTGCCCTTTCTTATGTGGATGGTGAAGTCCTTACAGTCAAGAAGCATATTGAAATGGAGGATAACCCAGCTAAATCCGAATATGAATATGAAGTTGAGGTAAAAACGGCGGATAACCTTCTTCAAGAGGTCACCATCAGTGCCCGTACTGGAACGATTGAAATAGATGATTGA
- the ytxJ gene encoding bacillithiol system redox-active protein YtxJ: MNKVSNENEFAPFLERDLFLFIKHSLTCPISLAAFGEYTKFTEVHQDIPTAYLAVQEARPLSNHVAEITGIKHESPQAILFHNGKPVWDASHQQITAEKLEKAVLEYSK, translated from the coding sequence ATGAACAAAGTATCCAATGAGAATGAATTTGCTCCATTTTTAGAGCGTGATTTATTCCTATTCATAAAGCACAGCCTCACATGTCCAATCAGTTTGGCTGCCTTTGGTGAATATACGAAATTTACGGAAGTACATCAAGATATTCCTACAGCCTATTTGGCTGTACAGGAAGCAAGGCCACTCTCCAATCATGTAGCTGAAATAACAGGCATTAAGCATGAATCACCGCAAGCTATCCTTTTCCACAATGGCAAGCCTGTATGGGATGCCTCTCATCAACAGATAACGGCAGAGAAGTTGGAAAAGGCTGTGTTGGAATACTCTAAATAA